Proteins encoded within one genomic window of Nordella sp. HKS 07:
- a CDS encoding MBL fold metallo-hydrolase has translation MDNTSQPSVKHCASVVNAKYTGDRPGPELVPSRYVHRVGEIDVMVVSDGVLSLPSAMLGHNADPAVRAAWLEDMFLPPDVLEWALNVVVVRSGGRTILIDAGMGMEFPDLKRAGQLIHRLKDAGIDLAAVTDVVLTHMHMDHVGGLLVDGVRERLRPDLRIHVAAAEAKFWEAPDFSRVSMPPGFPDALRRTGTHFLKEYGSQLRTFENEYEVAPGVHVQRTGGHTPGHSVVRLASGGDRLTFAGDAVFQVGFDHPDWYNGFEHDPEEAARVRVKLLRELAANRESLVATHLSFPSVCHVAVAGDAFRWVPGPWEY, from the coding sequence ATGGACAATACCTCACAGCCCTCAGTCAAGCACTGCGCCAGCGTCGTGAACGCGAAGTACACTGGCGATAGACCAGGGCCCGAGTTGGTTCCGTCGCGCTACGTGCACCGGGTCGGCGAGATTGACGTAATGGTGGTCAGCGATGGGGTGCTATCGCTGCCAAGCGCGATGCTGGGCCACAACGCCGACCCCGCCGTCCGGGCGGCCTGGCTGGAGGACATGTTCCTGCCGCCGGACGTGCTCGAATGGGCACTGAACGTGGTCGTGGTGCGTAGCGGAGGCCGGACCATACTCATCGACGCTGGGATGGGGATGGAGTTCCCGGACTTGAAACGGGCCGGGCAGTTGATCCATCGACTGAAGGACGCCGGCATCGATCTCGCAGCCGTGACCGACGTGGTGCTGACCCATATGCATATGGACCATGTTGGGGGGCTGCTCGTCGATGGGGTGAGGGAGCGGCTGCGTCCGGACCTGCGGATCCACGTGGCGGCCGCCGAGGCCAAGTTCTGGGAGGCGCCCGATTTCTCCCGCGTCTCCATGCCGCCGGGATTCCCGGACGCACTCAGGCGGACGGGCACGCATTTCTTGAAAGAGTACGGCAGCCAGCTGCGGACGTTCGAGAACGAGTACGAGGTGGCGCCTGGCGTGCATGTCCAGCGCACCGGTGGCCACACGCCCGGCCACAGCGTTGTTCGCCTGGCGTCCGGCGGCGACCGGCTGACATTCGCCGGCGACGCCGTATTCCAGGTCGGGTTCGATCATCCCGACTGGTACAACGGCTTCGAGCACGATCCCGAGGAGGCGGCCCGCGTCCGGGTCAAACTTTTGCGGGAGCTGGCGGCGAACCGCGAGTCGCTGGTGGCCACTCACCTGTCATTCCCGTCCGTCTGCCATGTGGCGGTCGCCGGCGATGCCTTTCGTTGGGTGCCGGGTCCCTGGGAGTACTGA
- a CDS encoding MASE1 domain-containing protein gives MIWIWSHRPQFLHLSLFIVAYVLACGFAQLLAIVPGTGISIWPPSGLFMATLILASRRSWPWWVLGALLAELFANILWFHNPLPVAVLLNIGNALEAAAGAWLVNRACRQPVRLETLQDILALVVLGAGIAPLISATVGSATLAWFGMQSFAAAWPLWWIGDATGVLIVAPLALVVFQNWHGEAHLSATRWIEACVLGLIFLAVAALSLSGYLPFAYIIMPPLLWAAVRFEFKGAAVTLILLALITAAFTLSGASQFAGDPESQKHNQIMLQLFLAISAASALIVAAISRQHHLAVASLRERERELSQLVDMVPSHLWRLTPDGEPIFFNKRMVDFLGLDVTDMEKAGMSRLEAVISTVIHPDDAAKVKDTLSRCLATGAPFSMRYRLRRADSAYHWMSSRAEPMRDQNGSVIQWYGLCHDIDDQVHAEEALRERERELSLLVNMVPSNLWRLTPDGETTLANKHMADFLGLDLSDKRQMEAVFETAFHPDDVQSVSDSLTHSLKTGETFAMRYRMRRWDGAYRWMSGRAEPLRDQDGRVVQWFGLCHDIDDQMHAEQALRQSERRLQQMIDAVPVRIWSMTPKGGPIYFNKRYQDYFRTVLKDFDPLEEPRVEKFVQALIHSEDAATVLRTLQNCFETGIGSVMRFRWRETDNIYRWAECRIEPRRDEDGEIAQWYGVSTDIDDEVRAQEALRRASDKLARATQAASLAELSASIAHEVNQPLAAIVANSHACQRWLSAEPPNVDRAKVTAERITRDANAAADVVNRIRALFRSTPHARSPEDVNRLIGEVCRLIADEAAARNIRIRVNLAPDLPSIALDRVQVQQVIVNLIRNGIEAMDTMVNGAGVLQISTCRDGPDAIRVQVRDAGRGFTDAERVFEPFFTTKEHGMGMGLAICRSIVESHGGRLWAERNEPQGATFIFTLPAEVNMAL, from the coding sequence ATGATATGGATCTGGTCGCACCGTCCCCAATTCCTGCACCTTAGCCTTTTTATCGTAGCCTATGTGCTGGCTTGCGGCTTCGCTCAGTTACTCGCCATTGTACCCGGAACAGGCATTTCCATCTGGCCGCCGAGCGGACTTTTCATGGCAACGCTCATCCTCGCCTCCAGGCGCAGCTGGCCCTGGTGGGTTTTGGGCGCCCTCCTGGCCGAACTGTTCGCCAATATCCTGTGGTTCCACAATCCGTTGCCTGTTGCCGTCCTCCTCAATATCGGCAATGCGCTTGAAGCGGCGGCCGGGGCATGGCTCGTGAATCGGGCCTGCCGGCAGCCGGTACGGCTTGAAACTTTGCAGGACATTCTTGCACTGGTCGTACTGGGCGCCGGAATCGCGCCGCTTATAAGCGCAACGGTGGGAAGCGCTACCCTTGCGTGGTTTGGCATGCAATCCTTCGCGGCGGCTTGGCCTCTCTGGTGGATCGGTGACGCCACCGGAGTCCTGATCGTAGCGCCGTTGGCATTGGTCGTGTTTCAAAACTGGCATGGCGAAGCTCACCTCTCGGCCACGCGGTGGATCGAAGCTTGTGTCCTGGGGCTCATCTTTCTTGCAGTCGCCGCCCTTTCCTTGAGCGGCTACTTGCCTTTCGCCTACATCATCATGCCGCCTCTTCTTTGGGCAGCGGTGCGCTTTGAGTTCAAAGGCGCCGCCGTCACCCTGATCCTCCTCGCTCTTATCACGGCAGCGTTTACGCTTTCCGGCGCCAGCCAATTTGCCGGCGACCCCGAGTCCCAGAAGCACAATCAGATCATGCTGCAGCTCTTCTTGGCCATCTCGGCCGCTTCGGCGCTTATCGTGGCCGCAATTTCCCGGCAGCACCACCTGGCGGTGGCTTCGCTACGAGAACGGGAACGGGAGCTCTCGCAACTCGTGGACATGGTTCCGAGCCATCTTTGGCGGCTGACACCGGACGGCGAGCCGATTTTCTTCAACAAGCGCATGGTCGATTTCCTCGGTCTGGATGTAACAGATATGGAGAAGGCGGGTATGAGCCGGCTGGAGGCGGTTATCAGCACCGTCATACATCCGGACGACGCTGCGAAGGTCAAGGACACGCTAAGTCGCTGCCTTGCCACCGGCGCACCCTTTTCCATGAGGTATCGCCTGCGCCGCGCCGACAGCGCCTATCACTGGATGTCGAGCCGCGCGGAACCGATGCGGGATCAGAATGGAAGCGTCATCCAGTGGTACGGCCTCTGCCACGACATAGACGATCAGGTGCACGCTGAAGAGGCCTTGCGCGAGCGCGAGCGGGAGCTTTCGCTGCTCGTAAATATGGTGCCCAGCAATCTATGGCGCCTGACACCTGACGGCGAAACGACGCTCGCCAATAAGCACATGGCGGATTTCCTCGGCCTGGACCTGTCCGACAAACGTCAGATGGAAGCGGTATTCGAGACTGCCTTTCATCCGGATGATGTCCAGTCGGTGTCAGATTCGCTTACCCACTCGCTCAAGACTGGCGAGACCTTTGCCATGCGATATCGCATGCGCCGTTGGGATGGCGCTTACCGCTGGATGTCGGGCCGCGCCGAGCCTCTGCGTGACCAGGACGGGCGTGTTGTTCAATGGTTCGGCCTCTGCCATGACATAGACGATCAGATGCATGCCGAACAGGCGCTTCGCCAGAGCGAGCGCCGACTCCAACAGATGATCGATGCCGTGCCGGTCCGCATCTGGAGCATGACTCCCAAGGGCGGACCGATCTATTTCAACAAACGCTACCAGGACTACTTTCGCACTGTCCTCAAGGACTTTGACCCCCTGGAGGAGCCGCGTGTCGAGAAATTCGTACAAGCACTCATTCATTCCGAGGACGCTGCGACAGTGCTGCGCACGCTGCAGAATTGCTTTGAAACCGGCATCGGATCGGTCATGCGGTTTCGCTGGCGCGAGACGGACAACATCTATCGGTGGGCCGAGTGCAGGATTGAACCTCGGCGCGATGAGGATGGAGAAATCGCGCAATGGTACGGGGTCTCCACCGACATCGACGACGAGGTGCGTGCTCAGGAGGCGTTGCGGCGCGCATCCGACAAGCTCGCACGGGCCACTCAGGCCGCCAGTCTCGCCGAGCTTTCGGCCTCGATCGCGCACGAAGTGAATCAGCCGCTGGCGGCGATTGTTGCCAATTCCCACGCCTGCCAGCGGTGGCTTTCCGCCGAACCGCCGAACGTCGATCGCGCAAAGGTCACGGCCGAGCGGATCACGCGTGATGCCAACGCGGCCGCGGACGTCGTCAACCGCATACGCGCGCTTTTCCGGAGCACGCCCCATGCGAGGTCGCCCGAAGACGTCAATCGCCTGATTGGTGAAGTCTGTCGACTGATAGCTGACGAGGCGGCCGCGAGAAATATCCGCATCAGGGTAAATCTGGCGCCGGATTTGCCGTCGATAGCGCTCGATCGCGTCCAGGTTCAGCAGGTGATCGTCAACCTAATCCGCAATGGTATCGAAGCGATGGACACTATGGTGAATGGCGCCGGTGTGCTGCAGATAAGCACATGCCGCGACGGGCCTGATGCAATCCGCGTGCAGGTCCGTGATGCCGGAAGGGGCTTCACGGATGCCGAGCGCGTCTTCGAACCGTTCTTCACGACGAAAGAGCACGGAATGGGCATGGGGCTCGCCATCTGCCGCTCGATCGTCGAGTCGCATGGCGGGCGCTTATGGGCCGAAAGGAACGAACCACAGGGCGCGACGTTCATCTTTACATTGCCTGCTGAAGTGAATATGGCGTTATGA